In the genome of Cryptomeria japonica chromosome 8, Sugi_1.0, whole genome shotgun sequence, one region contains:
- the LOC131061411 gene encoding uncharacterized protein LOC131061411, protein MDRAKEAISHYYRGNTRKCEILWRIIDRRWTNQLHQPIHAFAYFLNPKFYFSDSFRANEEVMAGVITCIDNMTLDPELRDKVLDELEIYKSAEGRLFSSQLAIDKRGKQQPDLLWENYGAGMPNLQKIVIRVLSQPCSASGCERNWSVFESIHTKKRNRLSQKRLNDLVFVRYNLRLRVRQVEGVSHEAIDLDEIDPYGDWTMNEQNDGDDVLLTEEEIAEIDRGAAQDAEGVRLDEMEDEDEDEDEDDDEDFDFEEESSHHLDTTTPTTSTSSSRPEKLSYIRKNTKRKM, encoded by the exons atggatagggccaaagaggccatttcacattactatcgtggaaatacaagaaaatgtgaaatcctttggcgcatcattgatcgtaggtggacaaaccaactccaccaaccgatacatgccttcgcctactttttgaacccaaaattctacttctctgattcatttagggctaatgaggaggtcatggcaggtgttattacatgcattgataatatgacacttgatcctgagttgagagacaaggttcttgatgagttggag atctacaaaagtgcagaggggagactcttctcatcacaactagcaattgataagagaggaaaacaacaaccag atttattgtgggagaattatggtgctggcatgcctaatcttcaaaagatagttatccgtgttttgtctcagccatgcagtgcttctgggtgtgaacgaaattggagtgtctttgagagcattcacacaaagaagagaaatagattgtcacaaaagcggctcaatgatctagtatttgttcggtacaaccttcgccttcgagttagacaggtggagggtgtttcacatgaggccattgacttggatgaaattgatccatatggtgattggaccatgaatgaacaaaatgatggtgatgatgtcctccttactgaagaagaaattgcagaaatagacagaggagcagcacaagatgcagaaggagtaagattggatgaaatggaggatgaagatgaggacgaagatgaggatgatgatgaggactttgactttgaagaagaatcatctcaccatttagataccacaacacccactactagtacttctagctcaaggcctgaaaaattgagctatattaggaaaaatacaaagaggaagatgtag